ACACGTACTGATACTGAAGTGATGGTAATGTTTTTTTGACCCGCCTGAATAATGGTTTCTAATGTATAGGTGTAGTCGTTAAAAACCATTAATTTTTGCGCTGTCTCTCGCGACATTGCCCTGAAACCGCTCGGCGCATCGGGGATATTGGTGTTACTTGCTACCCGGACAACCCAGCTTCCGAGTTTCTGCAGGTATTTCTTTATGGGAGAAAAATGTTCGATGGTAGTGATGGGTCGCTCACCGATAACCATTTCTGCGCGGTGTTCGAGGATAGGCGCGACAAGAAGCGGTATATCATCAGCGCTGTATTGATTGTCAGCATCCGTATTGACAATGACATCAGCATTCAAATTAAGACATGCGTCCAGACCGGTCATAAAGGCTTTAGCCAGTCCTTTATTACCTGCATGCTTAACGATATGATCAACGCCGTTTTGTCTGGCCACGTTAACGGTATCGTCGGTACTGCCATCATCAATAATCAGCCATTCAACCGTGTCGAAACCGGCAACCTGTCTGGGCAGGGCATTCAAAGCAATTGCAAGTGTTTCAGCTTCATTAAAGCAGGGAATTTGTATGATTAATTTCATTACCCTTCACCTTACATTTCTTTTTGATTGATTTTTTATACCGCTTCCTTATCGAAGGTTACACTTTATATACAAAAAGTTAGCTTTACAAATTTCACATCGCAGAGGTTTTGTTTTAATGATTATTCTCTGAAAAGTGTTATTCGGATCGCAAAATGGCTGCGATATATTCTGATTAACCACGGTTGTCTGTTTTAAAAAACAGAATAAAGCGAGAATAAAAGTGATATATCCAACGCGTTCAGAGGAATATAAGTGCTATCTACCCAACCATACCTTATATAACATTCTGCCCGTTTTTCGTACTTATCCCGCTGGCTCAGCAAAGCCTTTCCTGTACGCCGCAGGCGTCGTCGACAGCTGGTTTCTGTAGTGATGGCGCATCGTCGCCACGCTGCCAAATCCTACCTCCTCCGCAATCCGTTCTATCGACAACCTGCTGTTCTCCAGCAGATCCTGGCTGCGGCTCAGGCGGGTGTGGAGCAACCACTGGGCGGGCGTTTTACCGGTTGTCGCGGCAAAGCGGCGCAAAAAGGTTCTCGGGCTCATCCCGACAAATTTCGCCAGCGACCCGACGGTATGGGGTTCCGCGAGCCTGGCGTGCAGGTAGTCAAACAGCGCGCCAAGGCGATGGCCTTCGTAGGCGACAGGGACAGCCTGCTGAATAAACTGGGCCTGGCCGCCATCGCGATGTGGCGACACCACCAGCCGACGCGCCACGCGGTTGGCCGCGACACTGCCGTAATCCCGGCGCACCAGGTGCAGGCAGAGATCGATGCCTGCCGCACTACCGGCGGACGTCAGCACGTCTCCGTTATCAATATACAGCACGTCAGGCATTACCTGAATGGCGGGATAACGCTGCTGCAGCAGGTCGGTGTATCGCCAGTGGGTCGTGGCCTGGCGGTTATCGAGTAATCCTGCGGCGGCCAGCACAAACACCCCGGAACAAATCGACAGGATCCTGGCGCCTCGACGGTGCGCCGCGACAAGCTGTTCGCACAGCGCGGCGGGCACCGGGACATCCGCCCCCCGCCAGCCGGGAACGATGATGGTTCCGGCCTCACTCAGCAGCTCCAGCCCGCCGTCGACCACCAGCCTGAAGCCGCCCGTTGCGCGCAGCTCCCCCGGCTCAACGCCCGCTACCGCAAAGCGATACCAGTTATCACCCATCTCAGGGCGGGCAAGGGCAAAAATCTCAACGGCGATGCCGAATTCAAACGTACAGAGCCCGTCATAGGCCAGCGCAACCACCAGAGGATTATTCATCACTGCACTCAATGCTTTTTGTCATGATCTTGATGTTATCTGGCATTTCTGCCAGCTGTCAAAATCGCTTCGCAGCCGTAGAGTAAAAACTCAATTACGGAGGTGTTTATGAGCTATGTGACTGATTATGCTGCTGCGTCAGCAGAAACGGCGGTGAACTATTTTTTACAGCGCCTGAGTGTGGAAACGGACTGCGACGATGTCCACACCGCGTTCAAAGCGGGTGATGTCGATTTTGTCTTGTTGCATGTGGTGGGAAGCCCGGAGGCGTTCGCCCGCCGCCATATTCCGGGGGCGCTGCACCTGCGGCATCGGGATATGACCGCGCAAAGAATGGCGGAGTGGCCAGCCGACACGTTATTCGTTGTCTATTGTGCCGGGCCGCACTGCAACGGTGCCGATCGGGCCGCGCTGAAGCTGGCCCAGATGGGCCGCCCGGTAAAAATTATGATTGGCGGCATGACCGGCTGGGCCGACGAAGGTTTTGCTTTTAACTCTCAGTAAAGCGCAGCGCCCCGTATTTCTATGGGGCGCTTTAATCCCCTTACCTGCCGGACGCCGGGTAGATCGTCTCTTGCGGCAGCACCCGACGGTCTAAACGTCGCAAGCCATAGTACAGCGCCGCGGTACAGAACCAGCCAATCACCCATGAGACATCATTGTCGGCAAAAATCCAGGTCAGCGAACCGTGATAGAGCGGGTTCTCAATAAACGGCAGCTGGATTAACACCCCAACGGCATAGACGCTGATCGCAAACAGATTCCAGTGGCCGTAGCGCCCCCGGGCATCAAACAGCGCCGGGATATCCACCGCTTTGCGGGAAATAATAAAGTAGTCGGTCAGGCTGATGGCGCTCCAGGGTACAAAGAATGCCAGCAGGAACAGCAGGAAATGGGTGAAGTGTTTCAGGAACGCGGGTTCGCTGAGCAGCGCAATCACGCAGGAAATCGTCACCATCAGCACCACGAAAGTGATGCGGCTCTTCTGGCTCAGCGTGGTCTGTTTACGAAAGCCCGACACAATGGTGGTTAGCGACATAAAGCTGCCGTAGGCGTTCAGGGTGGTGAAAGTAATTTTGCCGAAGCAGATCGCAAAGTAAATCACCATCGCCATCGCCTCGCTTTTACCCAGCCCGACGATGTAACTCACCTCATGGCCCTTGAAGGCGCTGCCGGCAATCGCCGCAGCGATCACGCCGAGCGTCATCGAGGCCTGAGTGCCGAGCACCGTGCCGCTGAAAACGGACAGGAAGGTTTTCACTCCGGAAACGTCGCGCGGCAGGTAGCGGGAGTAGTCCGACACATAAGGGCAAAACGCGATCTGCCACGAGGAAGAGAGCGACACCGCCAGCAGGAACATCGGCATCGAGAAGTGGTTGTTTTGCGCGACAGCGCTCAGATCGCTGGACATCAGCAAAGCGATAAACAGGTAGACGAATGCCAGCACCCCCACCACGCTCGCCACCTTTCCGAGTTTGTGGATCACCCGATACCCCAGCACCGCAATCACGATAATAATTGCGCTGAAGAGGATCATCCCGGCCACGTTCGACACCGACAGCAGCCTGGCCATTGCCTGTCCGGCCAGCACCGTACCGCTGGCGGAGAAGCCAACGTACATCACACACACCAGTACCAGCGGGATGACGGCCCCCAGCACGCCAAACTGGGCGCGGCTGATGATCATCTGTGGCAGGCCGAGGCGCGGCCCCTGCAGGGCGTGAAACGACATCACCACGGCGCCCAACACCTGACCCACCAGCAGGCCAACGATCGACCACACCACGTCGCCACCCAGCACCACTGCCAGCGCGCCGGTCACAATGGCGGTGATCTGCAGATTGCCGCCAAACCACAACGTAAACTGACTGAAGGGGTGGCCGTGACGTTCATTATCCGGGATGTAATCGATGGAGCGGGTTTCCGAAATCCGCGCCCCGCTTTGCTTTGACTGCTCTTCTAAAGACGAAAAAGACGACATAGTTTCCTCTCCCAATGGATGATTCATGACCGTCAGACACCCTGCCTGTACTACGCAACGCCATATGACAGAACATGTATATACAACCATTGACATCCGCCGACACGGATCTGATGATGGATTTGTGAGCTCAACTGTGAATAATTTGTAATTAATATGAAAATTATCTGTATCTCAGATAGCGCGACAATCCACACTCAGATGAGGCATTACCGCAGCCGGCGGCATCGATCGCCATGATAAGCAACCCGCTTTAACAGGAGCGCAGATGAGTAACAACAGACGAGCGGTTCCCGGGATCCGCCATTACGCCGGACCGGCAGGCGGCTGGGGAGCCTTAAAAGCCACGGCGATAGCCGTTCGCACGCAGATGGACGCCTTCGACGCGCCCGCCACGCTGCTGCGCACCAACCAGCCAGACGGCTTTGACTGCCCGGGCTGCGCCTGGCCTGATAAGGAACACAAATCTACCTTTCAGTTCTGCGAAAACGGTGCCAAAGCGGTGACGTGGGAAGCAACGACAAAACGCGTCACCCCGGAATTTTTCGCGGAGCACACCGTCAGCACCCTGTGGGCGAAAAGCGATTTTGAGCTGGAAGGCTATGGCCGTCTGACCCATCCCATGAAGTACGATCCGCAGAGCGACACTTTCCGCCCGGTGGCGTGGGACGAGGCCTTTGCCCGTATCGGTGAGGTGCTGCGCAGCCTGGCGCCGGAGCAGGTGGAGTTTTACACCTCCGGGCGCGCCTCGAACGAAGCCGCGTTCCTGTATCAGCTGTTTGCCCGCGAGCTGGGCACCAATAATTTCCCCGACTGCTCCAATATGTGCCACCAGGCCACCAGCGTCGGCCTGCCCCGCTCCATCGGCATCGGCAAAGGCACCGTCTCGCTGGAGGATTTTGACCACACCGACCTGGTGATATCCATCGGCCATAACCCCGGCACCAACCATCCGCGAATGATGGGCACCCTGCACGAACTGGCCCGCCGGGGCGTGCCGATTATCGTCTTTAACCCGCTGCGCGAAACGGCTCTGGAACGTTTCGCCGATCCGCAGAGCGTGCGGGAGATGGCGACTTACAGCGCTACCGATATCGCCTCAACTTACTACCAGGTGAAAGCCGGGGGCGACGCCGCCGCCTTAAAAGGCATCGCTAAACATCTGCTGGTGCTGGACGTGCTGGATCACGACTTTATCGCCGCCCATACCCAGGGGTTTGCCGACTTTGCCGCCGATATCGCCGCCACCAGCTGGGAGGCCATTGAGCGCGAATCCGGCCTGAAGCGCGCCGATCTGGAGAGCGTGGCGCAGATCTACGCGAAATCCAGCGCCGCCATCATTACCTACGGGATGGGGATCACCCAGCACAACAAGGGCACTGCCAATGTGCGCCTGATTGCCGATCTCCTGCTGCTGCGCGGCAATTTTGGCAAGCCCGGAGCGGGCATCTGCCCGCTGCGCGGCCACTCTAACGTGCAGGGTAACCGCACGGTAGGGATCACCGAAAAGCCGACCGCGGCGTTTCTGGATCGGCTGGGCACGGTGTTTGGCTTTACCCCGCCAGCCGCCCACGGCCACGACGCGGTGCAGGCTGCCCAGGCGATGATCGATGGCCAGGCAAAAGCGCTCCTCTGTCTCGGGGGCAACTTCGCGGTGGCAATGCCCGATCACGACAAAGCCTTTCCGGCGCTGAAAAGCCTCGATCTGAGCGTCCATATCGCCACCAAGCTGAACCGCACCCACCTGCTGGTCGGCAGGGAGACGTATCTGCTCCCCTGCCTCGGTCGCACGGAACTCGATATGCAGCAGGGCGGCCAACAGTCAATTACCGTCGAGGATTCCATGTCGATGGTACATGCCTCCAGCGGCAAGCTGAAGCCCGCCTCCCCGTGGCTGCGTTCGGAACCGGCCATTGTCGCCGGGATCGCCCATGCCACTCTGGCGAACAGCAAAACCGACTGGCTGGGTCTGGTGGAAGATTACGACCGCATCCGGGATCGCATTGAGCAGACCCTCCCCGGCTTTGAGAACTTCAACGCACGCATCCGGGTGCCCGGCGGATTCCGCATGCCGCTCCCGCCGACAGAGCGCGTCTGGCCCACCGCCAGCGGCAAAGCGATGTTCTCGCTGTTTGATGGCGTGGCGGAGAACAGTCCGGGCGAAGGCGAGAGCGTGCTGCGCCTGGTCACCTTAAGAAGCCACGACCAGTACAACACCACCATCTATGCCCTGGACGATCGCTATCGCGGGGTGTTTGGCCGTCGCGACGTGCTGTTTATGAACGAAGAGGATATGCAGCAATTGGGTCTGGAGCATGGCGACAGGGTGGATATTCACACTGCCCTTGCCGACGCTCAGCAGCGGCTGGATGACATCACCGTGGTGGCCTATAGCATTGCGCCGGGCACGGTTGCCGCCTATTACCCGGAAGCTAACGTGCTGGTACCCCTGAATTATCTGGATAAAGAGAGCGGTACGCCGTCGTATAAATCGGTGCCCGTTCGTCTGACCCTGCGCTCAAAACAGATCCGCTCCCTGTAATTTCACTCAATATTCGCAACCGCTCCGGGGTTTCACCCGGAGCGGTTAACTGTCTTCATATAGACAAAATAAACTTTTTAGTCCACACTGAGACATGACATTATTACCCTTAGCGGGGGCATTCTATGACCAGGCACCTGAATCCGGCCTCTGAGACTCGCGGCGACCGTGACCTGATCGCTATCCGGGCGGCGATGAACATTCTCGATAAGTGGGGCTGCACCCCCGAGCAGCAGCAGAACATCCTGCAGCTTTCCCGGGCGGCGCTGTACAAGTAT
This DNA window, taken from Leclercia adecarboxylata, encodes the following:
- a CDS encoding glycosyltransferase family 2 protein, giving the protein MKLIIQIPCFNEAETLAIALNALPRQVAGFDTVEWLIIDDGSTDDTVNVARQNGVDHIVKHAGNKGLAKAFMTGLDACLNLNADVIVNTDADNQYSADDIPLLVAPILEHRAEMVIGERPITTIEHFSPIKKYLQKLGSWVVRVASNTNIPDAPSGFRAMSRETAQKLMVFNDYTYTLETIIQAGQKNITITSVSVRVNEDLRPSRLVKSISSYIKRSIITIVRIFVIYRPFRFFGTIGTVLFTAGFLLGLRFLYKYLTGDGDGYVQSLILASILMGMGFQTILVAFVTDLLSANRKLLEDLRFKVAQRETSPRNKSDNND
- the ftrA gene encoding transcriptional regulator FtrA, with the translated sequence MNNPLVVALAYDGLCTFEFGIAVEIFALARPEMGDNWYRFAVAGVEPGELRATGGFRLVVDGGLELLSEAGTIIVPGWRGADVPVPAALCEQLVAAHRRGARILSICSGVFVLAAAGLLDNRQATTHWRYTDLLQQRYPAIQVMPDVLYIDNGDVLTSAGSAAGIDLCLHLVRRDYGSVAANRVARRLVVSPHRDGGQAQFIQQAVPVAYEGHRLGALFDYLHARLAEPHTVGSLAKFVGMSPRTFLRRFAATTGKTPAQWLLHTRLSRSQDLLENSRLSIERIAEEVGFGSVATMRHHYRNQLSTTPAAYRKGFAEPAG
- a CDS encoding rhodanese-like domain-containing protein, which translates into the protein MSYVTDYAAASAETAVNYFLQRLSVETDCDDVHTAFKAGDVDFVLLHVVGSPEAFARRHIPGALHLRHRDMTAQRMAEWPADTLFVVYCAGPHCNGADRAALKLAQMGRPVKIMIGGMTGWADEGFAFNSQ
- a CDS encoding purine-cytosine permease family protein; translation: MSETRSIDYIPDNERHGHPFSQFTLWFGGNLQITAIVTGALAVVLGGDVVWSIVGLLVGQVLGAVVMSFHALQGPRLGLPQMIISRAQFGVLGAVIPLVLVCVMYVGFSASGTVLAGQAMARLLSVSNVAGMILFSAIIIVIAVLGYRVIHKLGKVASVVGVLAFVYLFIALLMSSDLSAVAQNNHFSMPMFLLAVSLSSSWQIAFCPYVSDYSRYLPRDVSGVKTFLSVFSGTVLGTQASMTLGVIAAAIAGSAFKGHEVSYIVGLGKSEAMAMVIYFAICFGKITFTTLNAYGSFMSLTTIVSGFRKQTTLSQKSRITFVVLMVTISCVIALLSEPAFLKHFTHFLLFLLAFFVPWSAISLTDYFIISRKAVDIPALFDARGRYGHWNLFAISVYAVGVLIQLPFIENPLYHGSLTWIFADNDVSWVIGWFCTAALYYGLRRLDRRVLPQETIYPASGR
- a CDS encoding FdhF/YdeP family oxidoreductase — protein: MSNNRRAVPGIRHYAGPAGGWGALKATAIAVRTQMDAFDAPATLLRTNQPDGFDCPGCAWPDKEHKSTFQFCENGAKAVTWEATTKRVTPEFFAEHTVSTLWAKSDFELEGYGRLTHPMKYDPQSDTFRPVAWDEAFARIGEVLRSLAPEQVEFYTSGRASNEAAFLYQLFARELGTNNFPDCSNMCHQATSVGLPRSIGIGKGTVSLEDFDHTDLVISIGHNPGTNHPRMMGTLHELARRGVPIIVFNPLRETALERFADPQSVREMATYSATDIASTYYQVKAGGDAAALKGIAKHLLVLDVLDHDFIAAHTQGFADFAADIAATSWEAIERESGLKRADLESVAQIYAKSSAAIITYGMGITQHNKGTANVRLIADLLLLRGNFGKPGAGICPLRGHSNVQGNRTVGITEKPTAAFLDRLGTVFGFTPPAAHGHDAVQAAQAMIDGQAKALLCLGGNFAVAMPDHDKAFPALKSLDLSVHIATKLNRTHLLVGRETYLLPCLGRTELDMQQGGQQSITVEDSMSMVHASSGKLKPASPWLRSEPAIVAGIAHATLANSKTDWLGLVEDYDRIRDRIEQTLPGFENFNARIRVPGGFRMPLPPTERVWPTASGKAMFSLFDGVAENSPGEGESVLRLVTLRSHDQYNTTIYALDDRYRGVFGRRDVLFMNEEDMQQLGLEHGDRVDIHTALADAQQRLDDITVVAYSIAPGTVAAYYPEANVLVPLNYLDKESGTPSYKSVPVRLTLRSKQIRSL